One genomic region from Yarrowia lipolytica chromosome 1C, complete sequence encodes:
- a CDS encoding uncharacterized protein (Compare to YALI0C08481g, similar to uniprot|P40986 Saccharomyces cerevisiae YDR182w CDC1 cell division control protein, similar to Saccharomyces cerevisiae CDC1 (YDR182W); ancestral locus Anc_8.383), with product MPELQYRGHKPEEEPEAPFTPRSPQGGLTRLFHYMTGTPRNRFKFAYMGGLIFLWWFTAFVMERAYPSYKVSQCDWSNWEQWEDNKAHRVALVADPQLVDDHTYPGRPASMMRLTEFVVDNYLRRNWVYIQKNLVPDTTIFLGDLFDGGRAWKDDKWYPEFDRWNRIFSLDPGQDVIWSLPGNHDIGYGNEIVPLALKRFEKHFGPLSREFDRGNHTFVQIDTISMENKNDSRIYEPPKEFVDEFRASQPRDKPAIVLTHVPFYRSEANSNCGRQREKGHKLSYTVGHQYQTQLEPDVTNGLLTALNPVLVYSGDDHDACHVTHPFVFNGKNQVAHEYTVKSISMAMGINKPGIQLLSLNTNGDGQSYKTTICLMPNPFAPFIAYAVLGISSLVFLVLVHYFPARLTSLTQKFKYHPLDENILPVSSKPTVFNRFSKHITKAFFKDIGVVFLAMIVIFWYFFTSIYWHT from the coding sequence ATGCCAGAACTCCAGTATCGTGGTCACAAGCCGGAAGAAGAGCCCGAAGCGCCGTTCACACCGCGGTCGCCACAGGGAGGACTCACGCGGCTGTTCCACTACATGACTGGAACGCCCCGAAACAGATTCAAGTTTGCGTACATGGGTGGATTGATCTTTTTGTGGTGGTTCACAGCGTTCGTGATGGAACGAGCTTATCCTTCATACAAGGTGTCGCAATGTGACTGGTCAAACTGGGAACAGTGGGAAGACAACAAAGCCCACAGAGTGGCACTGGTGGCCGACCCCCAGCTGGTGGACGATCACACCTACCCTGGAAGACCCGCCAGCATGATGCGTCTCACGGAGTTTGTGGTCGACAACTACCTGCGTCGCAACTGGGTGTACATCCAGAAGAACCTGGTTCCTGATACGACCATATTTCTGGGTGACCTATTCGACGGAGGCAGAGCATGGAAGGATGACAAGTGGTACCCTGAGTTTGACCGATGGAACCGCATTTTCTCTCTGGATCCTGGCCAGGACGTTATCTGGTCGCTTCCAGGTAATCACGACATTGGATACGGTAACGAGATTGTTCCTCTTGCTCTAAAGCGGTTTGAGAAACACTTTGGACCTCTGTCTCGAGAGTTTGACAGAGGAAACCACACCTTTGTGCAGATCGACACAATCTCCATGGAGAACAAGAACGACTCGCGCATCTACGAGCCTCCAAAGGAGTTTGTGGACGAATTCCGCGCCAGTCAGCCCCGCGACAAGCCTGCCATTGTGCTCACCCATGTTCCTTTCTACAGAAGCGAAGCCAACAGTAACTGCGGAAGACAACGAGAGAAAGGTCACAAGCTCAGCTACACCGTGGGACACCAATACCAGACCCAGTTGGAGCCTGACGTGACCAACGGACTACTAACTGCTCTTAACCCTGTGCTCGTGTACTCTGGGGATGACCACGACgcctgtcacgtgacccatCCCTTTGTGTTCAACGGCAAGAATCAGGTTGCTCATGAGTACACTGTCAAGAGTATCTCTATGGCCATGGGTATCAACAAGCCCGGTATTCAGCTCTTGTCCCTTAACACCAACGGAGATGGACAGTCGTACAAGACGACCATTTGTCTGATGCCCAACCCTTTTGCTCCCTTCATTGCCTATGCTGTTCTTGGTATTTCTTCTCTGGTCTTCCTGGTTCTCGTCCATTACTTCCCCGCCAGGCTCACCAGTCTGACTCAGAAATTCAAATACCATCCTTTAGACGAGAACATTCTGCCTGTTTCTTCCAAGCCCACCGTGTTCAACCGGTTCAGCAAGCATATTACCAAGGCATTCTTCAAGGACATTGGAGTGGTGTTTCTTGCTATGATTGTTATCTTCTGGTACTTTTTCACTTCCATTTATTGGCACACTTGA
- a CDS encoding uncharacterized protein (Truncated form of YALI0C08473g, weakly similar to uniprot|P08640 Saccharomyces cerevisiae YIR019c STA1 extracellular alpha-1 4-glucan glucosidase) produces the protein MVLFSMIVVRVWVGSVGVTVTGIVVQSISSQTVSVRVTGLVTTTVLVVTSGVGVTVSKSSSHTVMVTVFLSTTVTISVVERTGAVVKVTGMVVQTSSSQTVIVLVMVAGTVTVEVTTGVGAGVQMSRVITSVIVPEEMVSVTTQGSATGVEVMQMFLVTVDSVPETVTTSVSTQGSAEVQMSLVTVAGVPERVTMAVSRQGSAVVWHTSLVIVAGVPETVTTSVVMQGSTVLQMSLVTMVVEPETEAVTVSRQGSTGAEVVQMLLITVVGVPEMDATTVSRQGSADVMGLDEVGAGDSQTSLVTVDSTPETVTTAVSRQGSVTDRVVEQMLSVTVDSIPETVTVAISRQGSDMVEEQISLDTVTGVPEMVTTEVSRQGSTEVTGADVVLQMSSVTVVGVPETVTTEVVRHSSTGVEDVAQMSLITVVGVPETVTTSVSRQGSAEVTGAVEQMSLVTVVGVPDTVTISVSRQGSVELTGADEVWQMSEVTTVGVPEMVVDSTTTQGSEEVGTGVEQMSLTITDSIPDSVTVTVSRQGSVDEGVGEGEAGLVKVEFGVVQVHAYVHLGRRLGDTHKKAPWW, from the coding sequence ATGGTCTTGTTCTCGATGATAGTGGTCAGAGTTTGGGTGGGCTCAGTAGGAGTAACAGTCACGGGGATAGTGGTGCAGTCAATCTCGTCACAGACAGTCTCGGTGAGGGTGACGGGCTTGGTAACAACCACAGTCTTGGTGGTCACCTCGGGGGTAGGGGTGACAGTCTCAAAGTCCTCGTCGCACACAGTGATGGTCacggtcttcttgtcaaCCACAGTAACAAtctcggtggtggagagaaCGGGGGCAGTGGTCAAAGTAACGGGAATGGTAGTGCAAACCTCCTCTTCGCAGACAGTGATagtcttggtgatggtggcaGGCACAGTGACAGTGGAGGTGACAACGGGAGTAGGGGCAGGAGTGCAAATGTCCCGAGTGATAACCTCGGTGATAGTACCGGAAGAGATGGTCTCAGTGACAACACAAGGATCAGCAACGGGGGTAGAAGTGATGCAGATGTTCTTGGTGACGGTGGACTCGGTTCCGGAAACTGTCACAACCTCGGTCTCAACACAAGGGTCGGCAGAAGTGCAGATGTCCTTGGTGACGGTAGCAGGGGTGCCCGAGAGAGTCACAATGGCAGTCTCAAGGCAAGGGTCAGCGGTGGTCTGGCACACGTCCTTGGTCATAGTGGCGGGAGTGCCCGAAACAGTGACAACCTCGGTCGTGATGCAAGGATCAACGGTCTTACAAATGTCGTTGGTCACAATGGTAGTGGAGCCAGAAACCGAGGCAGTGACGGTCTCAAGACAAGGGTCAACGGGAGCAGAGGTGGTGCAGATGTTGTTAATCACGGTAGTGGGGGTGCCAGAGATGGATGCGACAACGGTTTCGAGACAGGGGTCAGCAGATGTGATGGGGTTAGACGAGGTGGGTGCGGGGGATTCGCAGACGTCGTTGGTGACGGTGGACTCGACACCAGAGACAGTCACAACAGCGGTTTCGAGACAGGGGTCGGTGACAGACAGGGTTGTGGAACAAATGTTATCGGTGACAGTGGACTCGATACCGGAGACGGTGACGGTAGCAATCTCGAGACAGGGGTCCGACATGGTAGAGGAGCAAATATCCTTGGACACGGTGACGGGGGTGCCGGAGATGGTCACGACGGAGGTCTCCAGGCAGGGATCAACAGAGGTAACAGGTGCAGATGTGGTCTTGCAGATGTCCTCGGTGACGGTTGTAGGAGTTCCAGAGACAGTGACAACAGAGGTAGTGAGACACTCGTCAACGGGGGTCGAAGACGTGGCGCAGATGTCGTTAATCACGGTGGTGGGAGTACCAGAGACGGTAACCACCTCAGTCTCGAGACAAGGATCAGCGGAGGTGACGGGGGCAGTAGAGCAGATGTCATTGGTAACGGTGGTAGGAGTTCCAGACACAGTTACAATCTCGGTCTCAAGACAGGGGTCGGTGGAGCTGACAGGAGCGGACGAGGTCTGGCAGATGTCAGAGGTGACGACTGTAGGAGTGCcggagatggtggtggactcGACAACAACGCAGGGGTCGGAGGAAGTGGGCACGGGAGTGGAGCAGATGTCGTTGACAATAACCGACTCGATTCCAGACTCGGTCACCGTCACAGTCTCGAGACAAGGGTCTGTGGATGAGGGAGTGGGAGAGGGAGAAGCTGGGTTAGTTAAAGTTGAGTTTGGTGTGGTGCAGGTGCATGCATATGTGCATCTAGGACGCAGGTTGGGTGATACTCACAAGAAGGCtccatggtggtga